From Dendropsophus ebraccatus isolate aDenEbr1 chromosome 10, aDenEbr1.pat, whole genome shotgun sequence:
AAGCTTTACAGATAGAATAGGATGAGCTTCTTGAGTTTCGTGCTCACGGTGACCTAGACGACACAAGCTGACGGTGGTGAGAGGAAGACCACATTCGCCATGGCTCATTCTTTAAGGGCTTATCGAGGCATCTTCAAatataaaaaattggacaaagaaAGACATTCTACTCCCAGCAAAAATCCCTTCTTGTAATGCACCTATTGTACCAGACTCACCACTTTTCCTCTCTCTTAGGCTCACACATTCAATGTCAAACAGAATTGTGGAAACAGAACGGTTTTAAATAAGATCAGAGGTCACAATCACATTGGAAACAACAGACAAGTTAAATTCTCTAAGACATGAGCCTGCACAACGCCTTGTCATGTGCAGTTGTCCACAAGATAAAAGGCAGATTCTTTATCCAAATCTCGTAACAACCTCCATCCCTGTGCTATTATTGTTCCTCGTCACCAGGTAATATCGAACGTTGTCGCTGTTGCTATGTGCTCTTTGACCACCAGGTGGCAGTATTTAGTTTACTTTTCATATTTAACCAGTTGCCTTACCATATTTTTCAACAAAGCCTTGTGGAAAGACCACACCTTTAGAAAGAAATACCGTTTGGCAAATGCAACAGTATTCATCACCAATTAAGTTTTTAGAAAGAAAATTGTGCTCCGTATATCATTCCGTCTGGAAAAAGTTTGATGATGGATTGTCTCATCCACCTGTTTGCTTTACTTTTTTCATCACAACTGCACCAGTCCAGAATTGAGAACTTGGCAAATGTCTTTGAAGCTGTGAATTCTACAAGCAAGAGCTGGTTTAGAAGTTAACCCTGTGTTTTTAAGTACCTCTTAGTTATCCTCAAATACAGAGGAAAGACAAATAGAAGACCTAAGAAAATGTAACTGAATGGAAAACATAGAAAGTCCTGATTGAAATAAGGGGCCTCTAAGAATGGTTGGCGTGGCACACTGACAGAGATTAGAAAGATTCTGATTTGGCAAGGATTGCTTGGCATTTTTGCTGCTCCTTAGACTGTGGTAACTGAGAGCAGGGGATTGTAAACCCGTTTCCCATCAGCAGAGCGTGTCCCGTGAGCCAACATTTCTTGGATAGTAATCCAGTTATCCAAGATCTTCTTATTACGCTTCTTCATAGTCTTGCGATGGCTGAGGGCAATAATACTCATCTCACCCTTGCCGTCTGCACCCTGCTGTTGTTGCTGCTCTCTCAGGCAATCTAACCTGCTTTGCATCATGAATTCCCTTCGCTTCCTTTGCTCCCGGGCTCGCATTAGATGTCTTTTTCTGTCTTCCTTACTCCAGTAACGACCCATCTTCATCTCACTCACAGCATCATCATCAGTGGTCATCCCGCTACGTTCCTCTTTGATCTTCATGGCTCTCGCTTTCAAAAGGCGATCTCTAACGGGACGTTTGGCCACATAACGGGTACCGTCACTTCTCACTTTTACTTTCCATTCCATTCTTGGCTCTACTTGGGAGTGGCTGCCTTGTGAAGCCCCCATAGCTTTCCCACATGTAGGATCAACATCTAGTTCATCCAGGCTTCTTTGTTGGGCTAACTGGAGGCAGCTTCTGTAACGTTCCCCACTTTGAGAGCGCTGGCGTCGGCTGAGATACGGGCTGTTCTCACGACTTCCCCGATCTAACTCATTCCCTGGTTTTGTTGCTCTTCTTAACCTTTCTTCTGTTGTATGCCGACCTTCTCGACACAAGGAACGAAATTTTGATTGCACGGGCTCTGGACTACCAGGGTATGGAGGCACATTCTTGCCATGTCCTCTGTTCATGTTAGCATTACATGAAATCCCTTCTGCTGCTTGGCAAAATGCACCAGAAGGATCATTAATCCTCCTCAATGGACTGTCTAGTGGTACTGGTGGTTCCATCATTAGTGGAGTACTCCGGCAACTCTCACCAGTGTTATATGCACTGGTACTGTCCTTATCTGACTTTTCTGGGAGTTCTGTGATATCTGGAAGCTTTGTGGAACCCTCATTGTTCCCACTGCCCCCACCCACAAACTCATAAAGACTGTCCTCCTCTTCCAAGAGCCAGGCTTTCATGCATCGTTCCCTCAATTGTTGCATCTTTTGTGCTCTTAGGACGTTGCGAAACTTGAACTCCAGATGCCGCAGCTCCTCTTCCAGTACTGCCATCTCACGTAAAACACTCTCATTACGATTGACATCTAGACCACCCTGTCGTGAAGCATAGAGAAAGGCTGGCCCATTTCCATTCTCCATATGGCAAGTGATTTCCAGAAGTTCTCTGTATCTCTCATACTCCTCATCAGTTAATCCAGCACCTGGTGGAAGAATCTCATTATATGGTTGTGATCCATCTGCCGCCAGCAAAGAGTCTAAACTATGGTGAAATTCACGACATTGAAGAGGATGCTGTGAGTCCCCACGCAAGAAGCGCAGACGACGTTGACTGCCTGGTGTATTGGCACTGCTTGTTTGGTCATCTCCCAGAATATCATGTTCTGAACTTTCATCATTACGGGTGCTTTCATCTGTCCTTCCTACACCACTGTCCAGTTCCTGACTACGGCTTAAGCCTGCTGGATGAGGGAAAGGTCGAGGAGACTTAGGACTACCTTCAACTTCTTCATTCTCAGCctaaaatgaaaagaaaacatattATGTTATAGGGACAGTAAAAAAAACTATGTGATATTTATGCAGCACTCACCCCACTTATTGCATAAAATATAGTAAGTATTGTAGACTCATCTAAGCTCCGTAGATAATGCATTACATCAAAGATGACGTGGGAATTGAGGTATATCATTGCTGACTTCTATTGGAAATACTGTAATATAAACTTCTTTTATGCAGTAGTCAACATTCTAAAACTTAAATAAAATAAACTGAAGAATGAAACACTGAGGACAAGATGCTATCCTACAATAACTATGAGTCTCGTGGTTTGGAGTGATGAGATAATTGTGTACTGGCCAAGAcaattaaagtgttactgtcatttgcatAAATTTTGAAAGTTACTGCTTGCACCACTGGGTCTGAGGAGTGATCCTGTGATACAGCCAGAGGGACTTGCTCTATTACAGTCCATGGTGCAAACGAGTTGGACGTTCTGCTGGCTGGTGAGTGGAGCGCAATGCAGTGTGTTTCCCctgtatctcaggatcacagTGGGTCACAGGAgtttgatcaataacttttgatatctCTAACGACTAGAGATAAGAGAAATCGCCAAAAGTTCTGGTTCGCAAGAACCTGAATAATCAGCATTTGAATCACCCtgcctgaagaagatggatgcagcctgaggactagTGATGAGAGAACATCCTGATCCCGAAcacgaatataaaaaaaaaaaaaagatcatgatcggttcgtgttcgccgaacattcacaatcaactaacaaacatacagtagaagcgtacatttcggtctacaCACACGTACAGATTATCAAGCGCAAACCGCAAATTACGCAGTGGGGTACGTTTGCAAGTTGGGATGTGTATGAAAATGATCATTGTAACCATTCCgaacattgaacaaattgttcgtgatcggcgaacacgaacaattagcacaATTAGCacaatttacaaacatgttcgctcatcaccactgaggactgcctggaaaatatgaatatggccatagtctgtatccatgttttcctgtctgtctcaggctgcatccaccctctCTAGGCAGCGAGATTTAAATGCTGATCGCTCTGGTTGGTGGGCAtctgaacttttggcaagtttcaTTCAAGTTTTGCTCAAAGTTAATGCAAATGACAATAATGCCAGATTAAAGGTCCCCATTCAGTGATTTTAGGGTCAACACCCCAATAAAGGTAGCTGTGCTAAATCTATACCTGTTGCTGAGGGGGGGAGTTCAGATTCTGTGCTTGTAATTCCTCTTCATTTTCAGACACCAAATCATCCAAGAAGTCTTCCCGGTCACTATCCTTCCATCTTCTGCCCATCTAAACAAAGGAGGAGAAAGACAAGAATATTGCAGATTGTAAAGTCATAAGAACCATGTTTTCTACAAATAGACCTCACCCTTTAATATGGAAACAAGTTTTAGAGGTTGCCAATGTGAGTGGTGCTATAAGGGGGTATATGGAGATGCAATGGTGTTTTATAACGCAGCATAATATAATCAATGTGGATGAAGCCAATGAGCTCAAAGTAATGTCTCTGACATTGCTTATCTGTAACCAGCAAAGTGTATAAGATATGTTGGACAAGGGCTCCGTGGGACCACCAGACCATATGACCATGAAGGACCAACATTCATCTCTATAAAATGTCCACTTTTAGTTGCTTTATAAgctttgttattatcttttcacaaACAGGACATATCATTAGATCTAATAGGTTATTTgttaattttccaataagaagAAGATGCCTCCAAAGATTGCTCCAAATAGCTGAAATTTGGCCTTCTACTTAGGGCCAGTCTGACCTTGGTTATACCCATAAGCTAGCTTTTCTTAGTACACCTAAAATACAATTTAGAGAAGACCCAGACTCACATACAGTAGAAACAACCCTACAAGCTCAAACCTGGAGTGATTTCTAATTTGCTAATAGGATTacactgtgtcttattccttatTGGTCCTGTGCGCAGTGTACACAGATATTCTTAGAAGGCATACATTAATATTTGATGTATATTTGGATGTAGATGATACAACATAAGGGAGTTATAGTAAGCGGAATGCACTCTCTCACTTCTGTTTCTGGACGGGCAACCAGCAAGGAAACATTTGTGCTCTCCTCTTGTGTCAGAATTGCTACGGCTTCTTCCCTGTTTTGCACATCCATGCCATTAAtctgcaaaaaagaaagaaagcagaTGCTTCAGGTCCAGTCCCAGGTTTAGATGTAGACTAATTTTGTGACCTCAGTTCCACCATAAAGTAATAGCCTACATAATGGCATGGTCTAACATGTGTTGCCTTGTTGGCTGTTCAGAGGCTGTCTTGAGAAGAACACTTTCCTGTTCCTATTTCCCATGTTGTAAGTACTCCACCAACCATAACCCCAGAGTACTATGACTGCTATTCTAATGACTACTATTCGATCTATGTCAGACCTCCAATTAAACTGTGAACAAAAAATGCTAGTCTGTGGATTACCTCCAAAAAAGTCCATATCTCCTCTGGATAAAGGTGAAGAACATACTATATGTACAACATAGGCAGCAAACAAGCAATGATCAGCAAGATTGGCGGTCGTATGCAGAATCTATGCAAAGCTCAGGGATCAATTGTGCAGCCGACCCACATGAACGATCCACCAATCATCATCTATTGATTTCATCATAGTCGGCTGCACATTCCCATTTATACAACAAGGTATGTTCAGCCGATTTCCAGCCTGCCCGTGTTAAAGGGCTTTTAGGTTTTACCCCAAGTTGAGTCATTTGTGTAATGGAAAGACCCCGAAAGCTcttttgtgaccccccccccccccccgaattttcatatatttatattaggtatttattctttttatactttattataatattacatatatttTAGCATGAAGTCCAATTTTGTAATCTCATATCCTAATTTGTAGATATTAGTTTCATATAAGCTTTATCCTGGGTGGGCTCATGTTTTAAGTGGCGCCTAGTGTAGTAGTCTGGAGGGAAATAACATTGTACATGGTATATAGGTTATATGTTGTCATTGTTATTACCTGTAgaattctgtctccttcccttatCCTACCATCTCTTGCTGCAATGCTGTTTGGATTCACCTTTAAGAAATAAACcattattattaaatatataattttgttCATACTCTCGCTGTTTCTATCAGCTTCTACAAATTATGTACTTGTTCTTAAAAGTCCCTCAACCTGCTGAGATAAAAGTCTGGTGGCAGATGAAACTCTTAGCGAGCTTGTAAGTAAATACTAAAGGGCCGAGATGAAAGGAAGTATCTCAGTAGAGGAAATGTGGAAAGCGAAAAAGTGATGGAGCTCACGTCTCATACCTCTCCAACATATATCCCCAGGTCTTCTTCATCATCAGTGCGATAACAAACCGTAAGGCCAAGCTTGTCTTGATGGTTTATTTTACACAGCTCCACTTCCTGGAGGAGAAAAAGACAGGACCAGTCACTTTGGTCATATATTACAGATCTTAGATGACTGCTTTCCAAATGTCTTATCCACAGACAGTTGTCAGATTAAATGCTACATTGTGTGACCTGGTCTTCTGTTGACGCAGTTAGTAAGCTGTCTGTAAACTCATCCCACTCTACATGTGAGCAtgttccatggtgcacagctgcgGTTTGTCACGAGAGACTGTCAATGACAGCACCTGACGTTGactgaaaaaaaatcacatttttctgcTTCCAGTTGGCAGGTACTAACAGTGGTCAACTCAAC
This genomic window contains:
- the PDZD4 gene encoding PDZ domain-containing protein 4 isoform X2, yielding MKGTALTASSHDLQFVDSGTQTDITFEHIMTMGKARPPSPAMVVLEPYVLSELPPIGNEFYEQSEFMDGVQPEGERTDELEYEEVELCKINHQDKLGLTVCYRTDDEEDLGIYVGEVNPNSIAARDGRIREGDRILQINGMDVQNREEAVAILTQEESTNVSLLVARPETEMGRRWKDSDREDFLDDLVSENEEELQAQNLNSPPQQQAENEEVEGSPKSPRPFPHPAGLSRSQELDSGVGRTDESTRNDESSEHDILGDDQTSSANTPGSQRRLRFLRGDSQHPLQCREFHHSLDSLLAADGSQPYNEILPPGAGLTDEEYERYRELLEITCHMENGNGPAFLYASRQGGLDVNRNESVLREMAVLEEELRHLEFKFRNVLRAQKMQQLRERCMKAWLLEEEDSLYEFVGGGSGNNEGSTKLPDITELPEKSDKDSTSAYNTGESCRSTPLMMEPPVPLDSPLRRINDPSGAFCQAAEGISCNANMNRGHGKNVPPYPGSPEPVQSKFRSLCREGRHTTEERLRRATKPGNELDRGSRENSPYLSRRQRSQSGERYRSCLQLAQQRSLDELDVDPTCGKAMGASQGSHSQVEPRMEWKVKVRSDGTRYVAKRPVRDRLLKARAMKIKEERSGMTTDDDAVSEMKMGRYWSKEDRKRHLMRAREQRKRREFMMQSRLDCLREQQQQQGADGKGEMSIIALSHRKTMKKRNKKILDNWITIQEMLAHGTRSADGKRVYNPLLSVTTV
- the PDZD4 gene encoding PDZ domain-containing protein 4 isoform X1; this translates as MDRTKGPSVNGKELSRLSQEQTLETLRASKDPLLIQVLRRSPRMKGTALTASSHDLQFVDSGTQTDITFEHIMTMGKARPPSPAMVVLEPYVLSELPPIGNEFYEQSEFMDGVQPEGERTDELEYEEVELCKINHQDKLGLTVCYRTDDEEDLGIYVGEVNPNSIAARDGRIREGDRILQINGMDVQNREEAVAILTQEESTNVSLLVARPETEMGRRWKDSDREDFLDDLVSENEEELQAQNLNSPPQQQAENEEVEGSPKSPRPFPHPAGLSRSQELDSGVGRTDESTRNDESSEHDILGDDQTSSANTPGSQRRLRFLRGDSQHPLQCREFHHSLDSLLAADGSQPYNEILPPGAGLTDEEYERYRELLEITCHMENGNGPAFLYASRQGGLDVNRNESVLREMAVLEEELRHLEFKFRNVLRAQKMQQLRERCMKAWLLEEEDSLYEFVGGGSGNNEGSTKLPDITELPEKSDKDSTSAYNTGESCRSTPLMMEPPVPLDSPLRRINDPSGAFCQAAEGISCNANMNRGHGKNVPPYPGSPEPVQSKFRSLCREGRHTTEERLRRATKPGNELDRGSRENSPYLSRRQRSQSGERYRSCLQLAQQRSLDELDVDPTCGKAMGASQGSHSQVEPRMEWKVKVRSDGTRYVAKRPVRDRLLKARAMKIKEERSGMTTDDDAVSEMKMGRYWSKEDRKRHLMRAREQRKRREFMMQSRLDCLREQQQQQGADGKGEMSIIALSHRKTMKKRNKKILDNWITIQEMLAHGTRSADGKRVYNPLLSVTTV